The Periplaneta americana isolate PAMFEO1 chromosome 16, P.americana_PAMFEO1_priV1, whole genome shotgun sequence genome segment tatactctggtaactggtaactggtgaactattaaactagtatttttgagaaacaggctcCCGGTAACTTTTACATTACGGTCTATAATGGTCTGATTCAGTTTGCTTTTGATAGTACTTCTCTGCTCATAATACCGGCAGTTAACGAACACATTCTATTGATAATTAAATGTTGAGGATATGTGGTTAACAATATTAATACTGTCTAATTTATTCCAGTTTAGCTCCATAATTTCTGCCAGGCAATATCATGTAGTATGAAATTATACTAAAGTTCCAGAATACAAAAATGCCTTTGCTATAACCATAATAATCATTACACAGTAGATAAAAAACTCGTTCAACCATTTCGTGAACTCGGTAACTTGaaaagagtaaataaaataaacagtagcTTCATGCAAGCTCTCTGCCTGCACATATATATCAGAACATTTTGTCAAATTCAGAACCTATTCTGGAATGTACTCAAAATAAGCTATATACTTAatcttaaatttacaaaatatattttctctacggGTAAAATAATGTTCTACAGAAGATAATTGCAAATACATAAATACTTGAAAACAATGGGTGAACAACACATGAAGACAGGTGATAACGGTTCCACATACATCTAAAGCAAACTCAATTATTTGGAAACGGTAAAAGGTATTGACAATCTTAGACAAAGACACAGAAAAGACAAAAAGAGGTCGTGCCCTTAAGAATAACATTTTCTCAAagatatagtccggatcagcttacttaataccctaagggtgaaacctaatcatttttcccctattactacatatcctagtggattatggtgattttctagtttgaacgttgaattttcttttgccaacttcgtttcgaatttcaataTTGAGAAATATTACAACTGGTAGTAACTTTCTAACTGTAATGTTGGCAGCAAAAACAGCTCTTGTCGGTAGTAcaaattctgaaaaattaaattgttcCTAGATTTCTGatcccattactggaagctagttaaattcgaaaataataataattaagtaatattagcattacattaatacataatagttattttatgtgttgccttGCGGtcacaattcaagattatagtcagagaagtgtacaaaataaaacatatggtgtgatacatgcacttgggtgatcaATAGAAAATGGGCACGGAGACAGAAATTGTAACTAGAAAGCAAAATTATTGGGAGTAAGTATACATTcgattttcggagttagtactaatcaTTTTACgtgattaaacaaaatatatttttaggttaggtctcgtgaatcgtaaacagtttagtcaaagcaatgaatttcatgttgtcagacaaaatatatgttaatattaaatcatATGAATCCACTAATttacaacataatgtgcgagaggtccaggaggaaaatataggcctactctttcacaaataatTGAACCATTCAGAAAACGCCtatcaacataaagatgagatgtggcaaataaataaataatagtgtattattattattattattattgcacttggaattgtgattttactctctttggtgatatctggtattagttggcaacactgaagagatggccaaattagCCTGTTAGAaacacgagacgataaaagtcaccctcggctctctttttgcgcatgcgccatcggtgtagtatttccgcttccggtgtgatgctgggcctcgttgtaagcataaaaattgttttattcaccgcattctagattcaccttcgtcacgatcatatattatttacatttgggtgatacaagttacgtaagtataataatagtgcattgatagatttcacaattattactccagctcctgttatccaagtcaaacgttattttcgtataattgtattccagaatatttcctcataagtcttgataggctatatgtattaagagttaatttctgttggtagtattgatattaaacttggctaacacaatattccatctacaacttcagaggggcggtaagaactagcgctgaggtagttctggatatttcaactgtaaaccaacttacgaatctcgtgatatgcaaataattatcaccaaacgtaggtgccaacttcagacactttgtgtccaaatttataaaaccaggggcatcacatccagtaaaattaagagtgatctcaaccttgttaacaattcgaagagatattcctatgtaaataaagcggcgaaactagcgctgaagtagttctggtgatttcggaagtgaaaattgttgaatttataagggtttctttttatgtagatacagttgatcgtatatgcatcatagacaaatatatgcatggcgtaacaaaaccctaaactaaccaaatctaacctgtcacagattcgtatatgcaacatgtatataagcgggcaactacttcagcactagtttagccaaaaattgaattcatttgtttgaaagatgaagtctatagagagtagtggtttggttcgactggaacatctcggaaaaaagaagatatatatatatattttttattattaccggtatagacctatattcagtattatttattattccacagttgagtaacaaaatggacaaggaaccatccaaaagaataaatcgggacacccttagaacaatagcattttaaatatcatggtaaattaggaaacataccactaactttatgagttcctgtaggccctaaatgtttttatccatctaaatcactgatagtggaggtcagctgtcgaacatgctagtaaagcaattcacaatgccaatatctttcctgaatttgagattggtgaatcttcacacatgcaacagagtgactccacttctctatccatgatccacatttttgtagttcagttcacatctatgaactattgggatcgaacagtaatggtcctaagtcttaccaagcggaaataacacagagctaacagttaattaacagtgtatggtaattatgtagtaataatcggccaggcctccatattcccgcaatagaggtccagggcaccttcgttatcatatgtattttcttttattaaatttcgtttgtatatgattaacttgtcatccagtgtccactttacaccctggatctctgttgtagtaagatgatggcctggctgatatgacctgtcgatggtttgtttctacacaattattaaaatatatgtatatacttggtaatgtatctatcctgGATCTCTATTACGGGGAGATGGCCTGGCTAatgattactacttaattacccaaaatttaaaactaaccattatcaacactcgtttttaggttgatttttttttgttatgatcgtcgtcgtaggtgtgtgctcgttaattgattagcaacggctatataactactgataatggataaatgcttaataaagaaaattgtccccactgaaagtgcagtgaacgggaatacaatgataaattgggttatattaatgacagtgaaactaatggctcatcgtcgggtggcgatcaaaactttgtaattccaaaactggaaattttacgagagaaagatataatattactgatacgatatcatgttcacgtgctctattttatgtacatgtcttaaatgtctgtttaaattcgactgtttactaaatatggtactgcaatgtttgcataccacaggcattattacagaagtttgaaaactaatccatcaatctcgaatgaaagtaaaagaaatccagttcacaattactgcggtaaataaaacatttttatgcttacaacggggctcagcgtcacaccggaagcggaatttcttcaccgatagcgcatgcgcaataaagggagccgagggtgacttttatcgtctcgtgttagaaactgctcttacgtgatcctcactatactgaGGGGATGAGTAGGTTGGCAATCATTAAGAGGAAGTATAAAAAGCAATTTCGTTTTCATAATTGAAACAAAAAGAGATAACAGTTCAACATTAGTTCTCTGGAACATAACATGACTTGTAATAGTAAACAGTGATAAGTCTTTTTGTCTCCATCATACAGTGAAAGGCACTGCAAGTACTCTTGAAAAGAGGCAGTGTCCTTTAcagtggaggaagaagaagaaaatacagtTTATTCCTTGTGCTCCACTCACCTCTGGTTCATGTTTGACCACAGGAAATGAATCTGGTACCGGATCTTCCTCAAATTTCACCTCTGATAAGGGATCATGGCTCTGATCCACATATTCTTCTTTTATACCAGTCACATGGTGATACAGGAACCTCAATTCCTGCAGTACAAAGAGACGTCTTCAACCAGCAATTTCTTACACGGTGTTAAAAGATGACTTCTCACGTTACAAACTCCTCTCTATATGTCCGCAACACCTTGACATTACGATTAATAGTGCCAGGTTTGAAATGCATATTCAAATTTCTCATGCGAAAATATTTTTAGACATGTTatgaatattttgcaattcattttgattaattttcagaaaaatctatgatatataatacgaatatttattttcagtcaatgactttactattaatatatataaggtgcaagtccttacattacatgatttaatatttatgaacgttttcgttggtttcataccaccatcatcagatacaacattttatacagcaatatcttcacttacttacttacaaatggcttttaaggaacccaaaggttcacagccgccctcacgtaagcccgccatcggtccctatcctgtgcaagattaatccagtctctatcatcataccccacctccctctcaaatccattttaatattatcctcccatctacgtctcggcctccccaaaggtctttttcctgtgttgtgtaactttctccattctcctgtaacttcatcccccttagccccaaatattttccaaagcaccttattctcaaacatcctgaacctatgttcctctctcagagtgagagtccaagtttcacaactatacagaataaccggtaatataattgttttataaattctaactttcagatttttagacagcagactggatgataagagcttctcaaccgaataataacacgcatttcccatatttattctgcgtttaatttcctcccgagtatcatttatatttgttactgttgctccatgatatttgaatttttccacctcttcgaaggataaatctccaatttttatatttccatttcgtacaaaattctcgtcacgagacataatcatatactttgtcttttcgggatttacttccaaaccgatcactttacttgcttcaagtaaaatttccgttttttccctaatccttTTCATCACTAACAGGtgcatatgtctctacaaaccaaaatacaatatatattaatgaacATACAATATGAttaaaacatgataaaaaccaacataattaggataTAAATGCGTCTTTCTTGagtgactacaccctactgtcaaataattaaaagcacacgtgtgattacaatacttgtacaaatatgtttgcaggacttcactgataaaataataagaaataaaatgaaatctgtatactatattgtgtgaagagatgcattacagtctttgaactatgttaactgaaaaaaaaaatcatttgacataatgatgttggtttttatcatgtttttatcatattgtatgcttattaatatatattgtattttggtttgtagagacatatgtacctgttagtgatgatattgctatatagaatgttgtagctgatgatgttggtatgaaaccaacgaaaacgttcatacaatattaaatcatgtaatgtatgGACTTGCACCttatatatattaatagtaaagtcattgactgaaaataaatattcgtattatatgtTATGAATGTCTTTGATAATACGAAAAGCTCATTGCGCAGATTTAGATCATTACTACATATAATTTACTACTGTgcatatattgtagcatattttcaagGTTGTGTTGGACTAAAACCAAAATTTGAGTTgttttgcaaaaataaataaataaataaataaataaaaataagactcTGGATTGTTCTGTTGTcagcaaaatattttttgttgactGTATTGGATGGCTAGAAATTACGTGTATGAAAGAGAACTGTGAAAAACCACCAGTCCTTGCATTTGTTCCATTGCTCAAACATTATACCATTGAGCTACCTCACACTTCGACAGCAAGCTTTTggcattcaattcaattcaatttatttggccattagacagcactcacctcaggttcacgtTTCACCAAGAGGAACGAAATTGGCAGCGGATCTTCCTCAAATGTTATCTCAGAGCTGAGAACTTGGCTGTGGTCCTCATATTCCACCTTTATAGCAGTCACATGATGATCCAAAATattccgttcctgcagtacaaagACACATCTTAAATGAGCAATTTATTACAGTGTTACAAGACAACTTCTAACTTTACAAGTTGTCCTCTATGTGTTCGCATGCCACAGTATGATCACAAACCACAGCATGTGCTTTATATTATGATGAATAAGGCCAGGAATCATAATCAAATGCATATTTTCATGCAAAAACATTTGTTATACATGTTATTAACGTCTGCGATGATGAATATGCAAAGTTAACTCTTCACACTTGTTTAATATTTAGGCCATTACTGCATATAATATATTGTTGTGCATTATATTGTAGCATATCTTCAACATTGTGTTAGATTAGCAACAATATTTGCgtagtatcttaaagacaatatattttgcctattttcattccattatgtcctacggaataatattttggggaaattctgcagatagtaaaaatatattcttattacagaaaagagccattagaataatagttggaacaaaggctagagaatcatgtagattattttaaaaaaatgaggGATTCTAatcttaacaaatcaatacatatactctacaataaatttcctcttatgtaataaagaaaactttccaactaactcagccatacatagtataaatacccgcagaaggaatgattttcatacgccatcatcaaatttatcatgctatcaaagggcgataaaaatgttcaatagtcttcctgaagacattaagaatcatagccaaaaccctgcattatttaaggtaaaactaaaaaattacttaatatctcacactttctattctgtagatgaattcttgacatttcacagtactgtgtaaatattataatactattaaatggtaaacatattacattatataaaatatggttattaaggtattaattctgtacatatttcgtatttgcattttatttgtattgcatttttttgttaaacgtaagaattggacatgttctttattctatgctataaagcaaatgtaagaatattatggaacgaataaatctatctatctatctatctatctagtaaaaaaaaaacaataaggcTCTGGATTATTCTGTTGTCAGTACATAATATTTTTTGGTTGACTGTACTCGATCCCTGTTCATGTGCAGTAGCTCATTATATGTTCCAACGACTTgaactgattccgaaccgataCAGAACTCCCACTCCTGTTCCAATGTGCTTTAGAACTCGTTCGGAATgggtgaaattggttctcgattaagagcggaaaatggaaattctgaaattttgacgCATACGTTGAGGTTTAATCTAAAGTTATGGTAAAAATCCTTCGAGACTaagcaggttaaaataaaaaattagtccATCATAAGTGACTTGGAAGGTGACTGATGAGGATGtattttacgaagaattaagttcggaagatgtaTATAATTTCAATATAAGAAGAAACATCGAAAGtcgtgaaagaacagttcaagaaacgatCCAAAAACGAAAAATCTCGAACTAGTTCTGAGaccgtacacaactggcgcatgtgtcgaaagaagttcggaacgccttctgaattgcttgctggaacaaacttTTGTCTCCGTCACTTTGATATTAGTCCTGGTAATGGAAGGAGCCTGTAGTTTTCAGTCACCGATCTGTCCCTCTTAAGTGCAGGCGTGTTCACTGTCATCTTTTATCATCCATTATTCATTCACTTGTTTTTCAACTAGTTGATAACATGTAGGTGCGATACTTCGGTACTCcttatatagtatactatagaatatagttttaccacagtctagtatatacattcacgaagcttgagttgtgagggtgctagaaacaatagactgtgcagatactatttcgcattctctgtaatgaggcgacagtagcgatcctagtggttagcaactatctatggatgcatatttattacgtattgagcttcgtgactgtatatactagactgtgattttacatTAGAGAATTTAGCTGGTTATATGGGGTCACTAAATTGAACCCGATGCCAAAAAAGAGaacgaagaagaataagaagagtgTGTAGTTCTACGTCTCGTGATGAAGGTTTGTGTGGAGGTTGTATTTACGGATATCAGATATTTAGCAGAATTCATGTTCAACATGGTATATCCAGATCATGAACACATGCATTATATTTTCATAGAAGTGGGAGAATTGGTAATTTGCTAGgtgacgtcgttgcatatagaccacggtTCAAcgaagtattttccctggaccaaaaatacaagatGCGTTACTCGTTTCACCTTATTATGAATAAGTATCGGGGAAAATGTCTTATTTTAGGTTATAATTCAgaatttgttcaatatttaataagatgtttaggattagtgtaaaactggcctatgtacAGCGACGTCTCCTAGAAAATTATCGGAGAACTGTATCCTAATGTGAGGTAAGTGATCGTAGTTTGCTATTTACTCAACTGTTTCGTCCTTCACATAGGTTAAGTTAGGGTAGGTCAGAATACATTAGCTTGAGAATGTTAAGTTGATCGTTATTAGTTTCACTTTGAAAAGTGTGAGTCTGAAGTTATCTACATTTAAAGTTTTGCTTTTTTGGTTTGAATTTACTTGCAAAACTTTACATTtatgttatgctcgaccatgccgaaatgtagtaattatacacctgatagcagtcctttaatgcctgtcattaaagtacacctactcattaaagtacaggtgttcagccaatgacaagtcagctctgtgccgttataaaacctcagccaatgacaagtcagctttgtaccgttataaaaccgcaagtatcgattattctcggatatgcaatcgaaagagaattagcgaaaagtcacggaggctggaaatccaatactgtcgcagaaggttatgttctgttactataataattagcgttaattgtaaataatattcaaataaattcaatttgtcatctcgtttttcaatgtctagtttaatttcaatgttatatcaaagttaatatttagtttactctgcaggttcttataggctatcaacgtcaatgtggacatctgttcctcggaaaaaaaatcaatactttcgcgtctgcgcacatctcacaatttacgaggtattgctcaaggtcagttagatacaaataaaatgaataatttcaagttagaaatatggtcgtgcataaaaagtcgtatgaaactcgcctacaatggtaattaagaacctcgtatgaaaattatgaaactcgcttccgctcgtttcataaacatccatactcgcttcttaattactatcattataggctcgttgcataatgtactattaacttattcaaaattttaacgttttcggcgACTTTTTCTTAGTGTTTTGATTTTTGAGGCAAAAATAGGGGGTTTTGAGAATGTATTTTTCTCGAAATGACAGAAGTCGTTGTATTGGATATTGACGAATAAATTGTTTTCAATATAGGCTACCTGAGACAGAGAATTCCCCTCTTCTATATCAGTTGTATTACTCCTGCCTATTGCCAGAGGGTCGATCTCACGTTCCATCTTGATAACGTTCCTCAcgactgaaaaagaaaataataagaaacttaAAGTGACTTGCAATTT includes the following:
- the LOC138691613 gene encoding uncharacterized protein, whose product is MEREIDPLAIGRSNTTDIEEGNSLSQERNILDHHVTAIKVEYEDHSQVLSSEITFEEDPLPISFLLVKREPEELRFLYHHVTGIKEEYVDQSHDPLSEVKFEEDPVPDSFPVVKHEPEEEQSDLHKLNEEPTVEVKAEDEIFIDRRVSCPTLQCILACYQYDMYLYVLTCRLIYSNIYFYC